A single window of Penaeus chinensis breed Huanghai No. 1 chromosome 9, ASM1920278v2, whole genome shotgun sequence DNA harbors:
- the LOC125029148 gene encoding transcription initiation factor TFIID subunit 7-like isoform X1, translated as MNRMQKNRLTRPPGSQGAELENQFILRLPLYLQAQAQNLKEAIKQGQTNIKDRLSIQLDFTNDKDDMRNGIITFDTIMYKARLVDIPTIMETWKTIDGKNFYKTADVCQMLMVREEEDPPEEEDPKKKRRDPNKVDKKYLWPHGYTPPLKNVRKRRFRKTLRKKNLDLPEIEKEVKRLLRTDNEAISVRWEVVREEDEKKNNADTNLSSSNLDEQLFGEVLSSSDDEVGATINILDEDDDSRLSVDDSRFSESYMNETGNSPSSKSNAAPLVTNFSGMFCNEGDSSSSKPQTPTPTKPSSSKGKAKRSTAAKKTVSTAGGHVRPTEEGSHSSEGTNKLYARLSNLENDLTMLTSQRAAQEAEIANIENLALKQRFVTKLADIETLIREKEYEINEVRSMLQD; from the exons ATGAATCGAATGCAGAAAAACAGGTTGACTCGGCCTCCTGGCAGTCAAGGAGCTGAGCTTGAAAATCAGTTCATTCTTCGGTTGCCCTTG TATTTACAGGCCCAAGCACAAAATTTGAAGGAAGCTATTAAGCAGGGACAGACAAACATCAAAGACCGGCTTTCCATCCAGCTGGACTTCACCAATGACAAAGATGACATGCGCAATGGTATCATCACCTTTGATACCATCATGTACAAAGCAAGG CTTGTGGATATCCCTACAATTATGGAAACCTGGAAGACCATTGATGGCAAGAATTTCTACAAAACTGCTGATGTTTGTCAG ATGCTGATGGTACGCGAAGAGGAGGATCCCCCAGAGGAAGAGGATCCGAAGAAGAAGCGTCGTGATCCTAATAAAGTTGACAAGAAATACCTGTGGCCACATGGCTACACACCTCCCCTCAAAAATGTCCGCAAGAGACGTTTCCGCAAAACTCTACGCAAAAAG AATTTAGACCTACCAGAAATTGAGAAAGAAGTAAAGCGTTTATTAAGAACAGATAACGAAGCCATTAGTGTGCGGTGGGAGGTTGTAcgcgaagaagatgaaaagaagaataatGCTGACACTAACTTATCGTCTTCTAACTTAGATG aacaaCTATTTGGAGAAGTATTGAGTTCATCAGACGATGAGGTTGGTGCCACGATCAACATATTGGACGAGGATGATGACTCTCGTCTCTCAGTTGACGACAGCAGATTCTCGGAGTCGTACATG AATGAGACTGGCAATAGTCCCTCGAGCAAGTCAAATGCTGCCCCTCTGGTGACCAACTTCTCGGGAATGTTCTGCAACGAAGGCGACTCGTCCTCCTCCAAGCCCCAGACACCCACCCCGACTAAGCCTAGCTCTAGCAAAG GCAAAGCCAAGCGCTCAACAGCCGCCAAAAAGACAGTCTCGACAGCAGGCGGGCATGTCCGACCAACAGAGGAAGGAAGTCATTCCTCTGAGGGCACCA aCAAGCTATATGCTCGTTTGTCAAACCTGGAGAATGATCTAACTATGCTGACATCGCAACGTGCAGCTCAAGAGGCTGAAATTGCAAATATTGAGAATCTGGCTCTAAAACAGAGATTTGTGACCAAGTTAGCTGACATAGAAACACTGATTAGAGAGAAGGAATACGAG atcaACGAAGTGAGGAGCATGCTGCAAGACTAA
- the LOC125029148 gene encoding transcription initiation factor TFIID subunit 7-like isoform X2, translated as MNRMQKNRLTRPPGSQGAELENQFILRLPLYLQAQAQNLKEAIKQGQTNIKDRLSIQLDFTNDKDDMRNGIITFDTIMYKARLVDIPTIMETWKTIDGKNFYKTADVCQMLMVREEEDPPEEEDPKKKRRDPNKVDKKYLWPHGYTPPLKNVRKRRFRKTLRKKNLDLPEIEKEVKRLLRTDNEAISVRWEVVREEDEKKNNADTNLSSSNLDEQLFGEVLSSSDDEVGATINILDEDDDSRLSVDDSRFSESYMNETGNSPSSKSNAAPLVTNFSGMFCNEGDSSSSKPQTPTPTKPSSSKDKLYARLSNLENDLTMLTSQRAAQEAEIANIENLALKQRFVTKLADIETLIREKEYEINEVRSMLQD; from the exons ATGAATCGAATGCAGAAAAACAGGTTGACTCGGCCTCCTGGCAGTCAAGGAGCTGAGCTTGAAAATCAGTTCATTCTTCGGTTGCCCTTG TATTTACAGGCCCAAGCACAAAATTTGAAGGAAGCTATTAAGCAGGGACAGACAAACATCAAAGACCGGCTTTCCATCCAGCTGGACTTCACCAATGACAAAGATGACATGCGCAATGGTATCATCACCTTTGATACCATCATGTACAAAGCAAGG CTTGTGGATATCCCTACAATTATGGAAACCTGGAAGACCATTGATGGCAAGAATTTCTACAAAACTGCTGATGTTTGTCAG ATGCTGATGGTACGCGAAGAGGAGGATCCCCCAGAGGAAGAGGATCCGAAGAAGAAGCGTCGTGATCCTAATAAAGTTGACAAGAAATACCTGTGGCCACATGGCTACACACCTCCCCTCAAAAATGTCCGCAAGAGACGTTTCCGCAAAACTCTACGCAAAAAG AATTTAGACCTACCAGAAATTGAGAAAGAAGTAAAGCGTTTATTAAGAACAGATAACGAAGCCATTAGTGTGCGGTGGGAGGTTGTAcgcgaagaagatgaaaagaagaataatGCTGACACTAACTTATCGTCTTCTAACTTAGATG aacaaCTATTTGGAGAAGTATTGAGTTCATCAGACGATGAGGTTGGTGCCACGATCAACATATTGGACGAGGATGATGACTCTCGTCTCTCAGTTGACGACAGCAGATTCTCGGAGTCGTACATG AATGAGACTGGCAATAGTCCCTCGAGCAAGTCAAATGCTGCCCCTCTGGTGACCAACTTCTCGGGAATGTTCTGCAACGAAGGCGACTCGTCCTCCTCCAAGCCCCAGACACCCACCCCGACTAAGCCTAGCTCTAGCAAAG aCAAGCTATATGCTCGTTTGTCAAACCTGGAGAATGATCTAACTATGCTGACATCGCAACGTGCAGCTCAAGAGGCTGAAATTGCAAATATTGAGAATCTGGCTCTAAAACAGAGATTTGTGACCAAGTTAGCTGACATAGAAACACTGATTAGAGAGAAGGAATACGAG atcaACGAAGTGAGGAGCATGCTGCAAGACTAA